In Aliamphritea ceti, a single window of DNA contains:
- the tssA gene encoding type VI secretion system protein TssA: MDQQEVLNYALPLSGELSAGPEVKHNDDFTALEDELRKSEGINIQPVDWDKVETLAAKILKEQSKDLRVAARLAAALFYRYSFEGLNLGFQLLRDLVNAPYWSEIHPARPKSRGAAVTWLLQKIDRPFSEYQSTLDQAVSVIDATNAFVELDNSLADKLGDKAPSLFDFRNVLGRYKQEAEFLLEEAKQKQAEPEPAPEPEISKPVSQDNGSAPVRVPAEQPTPAAAPEAVKAPVHTPVAVSSSEDIAKALRSCGSTITKAAHLLRSQRVNDAYPYFLLRSGVWMQLKETPPDAVLPAPAESKVMALKQLEQAKDWPGLIEECEKTFASGQVFWLSLHRMVANALEAITAKEAAQAVKDSVSMLVSRMPELLNGSFANGEGFADEMTKAWIASLSTGSVDAPAADKGSATASAPWHEVAAKAKQSAISGDFDQGLAMFKSGIAAVSSLREQAYWQFEQARYCFESGYLDIAQPQLTYLQQMIEEKQLQHWEPLLHLDVIRLLVNCHMQNQTKKKYTTEQLIHVDQLKAHLCLMDPLGALSILKTN; this comes from the coding sequence ATGGATCAGCAGGAAGTTCTGAATTATGCATTGCCGTTATCGGGAGAGTTATCCGCAGGGCCAGAGGTAAAGCATAATGATGATTTTACGGCGTTAGAAGATGAACTGAGAAAGTCAGAAGGCATCAATATACAGCCGGTTGACTGGGATAAGGTCGAAACGCTGGCTGCAAAGATATTGAAGGAGCAAAGTAAGGACCTGCGGGTAGCTGCGCGCCTGGCAGCTGCGCTTTTTTATCGTTATAGCTTTGAAGGTCTTAATCTGGGCTTCCAGCTATTACGTGATCTGGTCAATGCGCCATATTGGTCTGAGATCCATCCTGCCAGACCTAAGAGTCGTGGTGCCGCAGTAACCTGGCTGCTGCAAAAGATTGACAGGCCCTTTTCTGAATACCAGTCGACATTAGATCAGGCCGTATCAGTTATTGATGCGACAAATGCCTTTGTCGAGCTGGATAACAGCCTGGCTGACAAACTGGGTGACAAAGCCCCCAGTTTATTTGATTTCAGGAATGTTCTCGGCCGGTATAAGCAAGAGGCTGAATTCCTACTCGAAGAGGCAAAGCAAAAACAGGCGGAGCCAGAGCCCGCACCAGAACCTGAAATCAGTAAGCCAGTGAGTCAGGACAACGGGTCTGCACCTGTCAGGGTGCCGGCAGAGCAACCGACACCTGCAGCTGCGCCTGAAGCCGTGAAAGCGCCTGTTCATACACCTGTGGCGGTATCATCTTCGGAAGATATTGCTAAAGCGCTCCGCTCATGTGGTTCGACAATTACTAAAGCTGCACACTTGCTACGTTCACAAAGAGTGAATGATGCTTATCCCTATTTTCTTCTGCGTTCCGGTGTCTGGATGCAGCTAAAGGAAACGCCTCCTGATGCTGTTTTACCGGCACCTGCCGAAAGTAAAGTGATGGCCTTGAAACAGTTGGAGCAGGCTAAAGACTGGCCGGGTTTGATTGAAGAATGTGAAAAAACCTTCGCATCGGGTCAGGTCTTCTGGCTTTCCCTACACCGTATGGTAGCTAATGCGCTGGAAGCGATTACCGCAAAAGAAGCGGCACAGGCTGTCAAAGATTCGGTCTCCATGTTGGTATCCCGAATGCCGGAACTGCTTAACGGAAGCTTTGCTAATGGCGAAGGTTTTGCCGATGAAATGACCAAAGCGTGGATCGCTTCTCTCAGCACCGGATCAGTTGATGCGCCAGCGGCAGATAAAGGTTCTGCAACAGCCTCAGCACCCTGGCATGAGGTTGCTGCCAAAGCTAAGCAGTCTGCAATCAGCGGTGATTTTGATCAGGGTCTGGCGATGTTTAAAAGTGGCATTGCCGCAGTCAGTAGTCTGAGAGAGCAGGCCTACTGGCAGTTTGAGCAGGCCCGCTATTGCTTTGAGAGCGGGTATCTCGACATAGCTCAACCTCAACTGACGTATCTGCAGCAAATGATCGAAGAAAAACAGCTGCAGCATTGGGAGCCACTTCTGCATCTGGATGTGATCAGGCTTCTGGTGAATTGCCATATGCAAAATCAGACAAAGAAAAAATATACAACAGAGCAGCTTATCCATGTTGATCAACTGAAGGCGCATTTGTGCCTGATGGATCCTCTGGGCGCGCTGTCCATTCTCAAAACAAACTAA
- a CDS encoding SapC family protein, with amino-acid sequence MSVKKPLFYNKITALSHRTHGACYLDNNVGFHFAKEANSVPVGVNEFASACHSFPIVFLLEDNEAVPIIVLAIQANLNQWVSAEGEWSGQYIPAYIRRYPFIAVRTDESELTLCIDEKSDKLNRDGRGIPLFEGEKPSEFLKQILKFTEAFEAERDRNQMLSALLQELDLLEPAQLNAKPEAERTILSGFWVVSRARLEQLDQESVARLHKAGALELIYQHLLSLKCFQQLKLEQKQSDNAIAEGAA; translated from the coding sequence ATGAGTGTTAAAAAACCTTTATTTTACAACAAGATTACAGCGCTGAGTCACCGCACTCACGGTGCTTGCTATCTTGATAATAACGTTGGTTTCCATTTCGCGAAGGAAGCAAACTCCGTCCCGGTGGGCGTCAACGAGTTTGCTTCTGCCTGTCATTCTTTTCCTATTGTGTTTTTGCTGGAAGACAATGAAGCGGTGCCTATTATTGTGCTGGCTATTCAGGCAAACCTGAATCAATGGGTCAGCGCTGAAGGTGAATGGTCTGGACAATATATACCTGCTTATATTCGCCGTTACCCGTTTATTGCTGTCCGGACCGATGAGAGTGAATTAACACTCTGTATCGATGAGAAAAGCGACAAACTGAACCGCGATGGTCGTGGTATCCCTCTGTTCGAAGGTGAAAAGCCAAGCGAATTCCTGAAACAGATTCTTAAGTTTACTGAGGCTTTTGAGGCAGAGCGGGATCGAAACCAGATGCTTTCGGCGCTCTTGCAGGAATTAGATCTGCTGGAACCTGCTCAGCTTAATGCTAAACCAGAAGCGGAGCGTACTATTTTGTCGGGCTTTTGGGTGGTTTCCAGGGCTCGACTTGAGCAACTGGATCAGGAGAGTGTCGCCAGACTTCACAAAGCTGGGGCGCTGGAACTCATCTACCAGCATCTGTTATCCCTTAAGTGCTTTCAGCAATTAAAGCTGGAACAAAAACAATCTGATAATGCTATAGCAGAAGGAGCTGCTTAA
- a CDS encoding two-partner secretion domain-containing protein yields the protein MSTFVKSAMVAGVSGSVVIPNQVLSAPKGGVISHGSGSINTNDKVTTVQQSSSSMVVDWQSFNVAQDELVKFEQPSTKAATLNRIHDQQASQILGRVEGQGKVFLINPNGIVFGENSSVNIGSLVASTKQISDHDFMSGNIVLQDSGDEGVIINKGTLMAATGGAVVLVGDTVVNEGVIQATKGRVILASAESATLDFDGDGLLKFKLTGETTGAESDTAVLNTGLISAADGSVLLTAKAARDVFANVVNNTGVIEAKGIDTSGGKIRLIGEGGAVRNSGQLIASSATGAGGDIDVTGDRTIVEAGALLDVSGETGGGNIRVGGGYQGKDTDINNSGETLVEESAELKADAGAGDGGRVIVWADETTSYKGSISARGGESQGDGGFAEVSGKETLQFSGDVDLSAPSGKTGELLIDPKNIRIAKSGSPISGNIDASDPPTDARIDVDDLIELLKTTNISLQATDNIFVEAGIDTSVNTGGVVATTNLTLDAGKDISINDEIRLVNGETLSLTAGGLISQSHSVTASSVNIDADTVTLTQANDFDTLSLNGATAQINDVDGVEFGSTDLTGNLTVTAAGNITQSGVVEVAGATSLTATNADITLDNSGNDFSSLALNGINATIEDSNALTLAASTLTGNLDVTSGGDLTQSGAIDVDGATSLTATNANITLFNASNDFSSLSASANNLSIRDVNALSMGALNVNNLTVTIGGDLTQSGAFVATNTANIDANSAILTQANNFKTLSLNGGSAEVNDVNSIELGASDLTGTLTVTAAGNITQSGAVEVAGATSLTATGSNITLDDSGNNFSSLALSGVNATIKDSNALTLAASTLTGTLDVTSGGNLIQSGAVDVDGATSLTATNADITLVNAGNDFSSLSASANNLSVSDANALRIAALNVNDLSVTTGGELTQTGAFVVTNTANVDASSAILTQANNFKTLSLNGGSAEVNDVNSIELGASDLTGTLTVTAVGNITQSGAVEVAGATSLTATGSNITLDDSGNNFSSLALSGVNATIKDSNALTLAASTLTGTLDVTSGGNLIQSGAVDVDGATSLTATNADITLVNAGNDFSSLSASANNLSVSDANALRIAALNVNDLSVTTGGELTQTGAFVVTNTANVDASSAILTQANNFKTLSLNGGSAEVNDVNSIELGASDLTGTLTVTAVGNITQSGAVEVAGATSLTATGSNITLDDSGNNFSSLALSGVNATIKDSNALTLAASTLTGTLDVTSGGNLIQSGAVDVDGATSLTATNADITLVNAGNDFSSLSASANNLSVSDANALRIAALNVNDLSVTTGGELTQTGAFVVTNTANVDASSAILTQANNFKTLSLNGGSAEVNDVNSIELGASDLTGTLTVTAVGNITQSGAVEVAGATSLTATGSNITLDDSGNNFSSLALSGVNATIKDSNALTLAASTLTGTLDVTSGGNLIQSGAVDVDGATSLTATNADITLVNAGNDFSSLSASANNLSVSDANALRIAALNVNDLTVTAGGALTQTGAFVVTNNTSLNGTATLNHASNDFNKLTVSGNKNISLTDMNEIVIAESSLSGDLTITAGGNITQSGAIDLDGVSILTASGDITLENAGNDFNSLSASANNLSVRDANALSIAALNVNDLSVTTGGELTQTGAFVVTNNTSLNGTATLNHASNDFNKLTVSGNKNISLTDMNEIEIAKSSLSGGLTIVAGGHITQSDAIEVGGATSLTATGGDITLLNVGNDFSSLSASANNLSVRDANALSIAALNVNDLTVTTGGALTQTGAFVVTNDASINGTATLNHANNDFNTLTVSGNKNITLTDVNEIVIAESGLSGNLTIAAGGNITQSGAIDVDGVSILSTSGDITLENSGNDFNSLSASAANLSVHDVNALSMGAVTVDHLSVTAGGALTQTDAFVVANTANINASSATLTQANNFNTLTLNGGSAEINDVNAIELGSTGLTGSLEITTAGNITQSGAIEVGGATSLTATNADITLDNSGNNFSSLALNGVNATIEDSNALALAASTLTGTLDITSGGGLTQSGVGAIDVDGTTTLTASGDITLENASNDFNSITASANNLSVRDTDSLNIAALNVNDLAVTAGGELTQTGAFVVTNTASIDANVATLTQANDFNTLSLSGASALVNDVNAIELGNTDLTGSLTLTAAGNITQSGAVKVDFETNLTATNADITLVNAANDFIRLSASANNLSVRDANALSIGALSVNDLSVTTGGALTQTGAFVVANTASIDASSATLTQANNFNTLSLNGGTAQINDVDGVVLGSSDLTGNLTVTAAGNITQSGAIKAGGATSLTATGADITLDNNGNNFFSLALDAVNATIEDSNALTLAASALTGNLDVTSGGNLTQSGAIDVDGATSLTATSGDITLNNSGNDFNSLSASANNLSARDVNALSMGTINVNDLSVTAGGALSQTGAIVVANTASIDADTVTLTQANNFNTLELKADSAQINDVDSIVLGESDLTTSLSVTAAGDISQIGALSVPSLSIDAGAGNVTLEHTGNQFDNLSIAGNHVSIRDQDALELRDVNAANFKVVVDSAISQQVGTVLTVTDELSLSASNITLGNANQIHAVELLGGGSVILKNTADLELNDIDVTDLTLDVTGSISNTTASNINVANAFTVTNTGNIDLGRISGDQVNFGSVVLNSGNVILHEDSSTLLQSSTASSLTVNSAGNVTDDGDLSVSGLLTVDASGDIELGTLGASEVTRFGQISLKGANIRLIEEDAILVNRAEGDSVELISETGGIKTNGTQIVAQSLLRLDAGPNQDIGDPGNLVNFTLDTSGSLIIDARSAYLTQSAADISRQVALFSSTALIRSEANLNALTRSEVQFLSYLLGLDDALFNEFVTIFDVADEGMLLPEDQREEELAWFNNDGRYLVSVDRNDRFEYYHDQWAKYGIVFSLQAMNTQQGIMEWM from the coding sequence ATGTCAACTTTTGTTAAGTCCGCAATGGTCGCGGGTGTCAGTGGTTCTGTCGTTATACCTAACCAAGTGCTTTCCGCGCCTAAGGGCGGGGTGATATCTCATGGCAGCGGTAGCATCAATACCAATGATAAAGTAACCACTGTGCAGCAGTCTTCATCCTCAATGGTGGTTGACTGGCAGAGCTTTAATGTTGCGCAGGATGAGCTGGTTAAATTCGAGCAACCATCGACCAAAGCAGCGACTCTTAACCGTATTCATGATCAGCAGGCGTCGCAGATTTTAGGGCGCGTTGAAGGGCAGGGTAAGGTCTTTTTAATAAACCCGAATGGTATTGTGTTCGGTGAGAATTCTTCGGTAAACATCGGCAGCCTGGTTGCTTCTACAAAACAGATTTCTGACCATGACTTTATGTCTGGCAATATTGTTCTGCAGGATTCCGGGGATGAAGGCGTCATTATTAACAAAGGAACTCTGATGGCTGCAACCGGCGGTGCCGTAGTGCTTGTCGGGGATACCGTTGTCAATGAAGGTGTTATTCAGGCTACCAAGGGAAGGGTTATTTTAGCCTCAGCGGAGAGTGCAACGCTGGACTTTGATGGCGACGGTTTGTTGAAATTTAAATTGACCGGAGAAACTACCGGAGCTGAATCTGATACGGCTGTCCTGAACACCGGATTGATTTCAGCAGCAGATGGTTCTGTTCTGCTAACGGCCAAAGCTGCCAGAGATGTGTTTGCCAATGTGGTAAACAATACCGGTGTGATTGAGGCTAAAGGTATTGATACCAGCGGCGGAAAGATCAGACTTATTGGCGAAGGTGGAGCCGTACGAAACAGTGGTCAGCTGATTGCATCCAGTGCAACAGGAGCTGGTGGCGATATTGATGTGACTGGTGATCGCACGATAGTTGAGGCAGGTGCTTTGCTGGATGTGTCCGGTGAGACTGGCGGCGGTAATATTCGTGTTGGTGGTGGTTATCAGGGTAAGGATACCGACATCAATAACTCCGGGGAGACGCTGGTTGAAGAATCCGCTGAGTTGAAAGCTGATGCCGGTGCCGGTGATGGCGGGCGTGTGATTGTCTGGGCTGACGAAACTACCAGTTATAAAGGCTCAATTTCTGCCAGAGGCGGAGAGAGCCAGGGCGATGGTGGATTTGCCGAAGTTTCCGGTAAGGAAACGCTGCAGTTTTCCGGTGATGTTGATCTCAGTGCGCCTTCCGGAAAAACCGGTGAGCTTCTGATTGATCCTAAGAATATCCGTATTGCGAAGAGCGGTAGTCCGATTTCTGGCAATATTGACGCTTCTGATCCCCCTACTGACGCTCGTATTGATGTTGATGATCTGATTGAACTTTTGAAAACTACGAATATCTCTTTGCAGGCTACTGATAATATTTTTGTTGAAGCTGGGATTGATACCAGTGTTAACACTGGTGGTGTGGTTGCAACAACGAATCTGACTTTGGATGCCGGCAAAGATATATCAATTAATGACGAGATTCGCCTGGTAAATGGTGAAACCCTGTCATTGACGGCAGGCGGTTTAATCTCTCAAAGCCATTCCGTTACAGCCAGTTCTGTGAATATTGATGCTGATACAGTAACGCTTACGCAGGCGAATGATTTCGATACATTATCTTTGAATGGTGCTACGGCCCAGATAAATGATGTGGATGGTGTTGAATTTGGCAGTACGGATTTAACTGGTAATTTAACAGTGACAGCTGCTGGCAATATCACTCAGTCTGGCGTTGTTGAGGTTGCTGGAGCGACCAGCCTGACAGCAACAAATGCGGATATCACGCTGGATAACAGTGGCAATGACTTTTCTTCGCTGGCGCTGAACGGGATAAATGCCACTATAGAGGACAGTAATGCATTGACGCTGGCTGCTTCGACACTGACCGGAAATCTGGATGTCACTTCCGGGGGCGATCTTACTCAGTCAGGTGCCATTGATGTGGATGGTGCGACCAGCCTGACAGCAACAAATGCGAATATCACCCTTTTTAATGCGAGTAATGACTTCAGTAGTTTATCTGCTTCTGCAAATAACCTGAGTATTCGTGATGTTAATGCGCTGAGCATGGGTGCTTTGAATGTTAATAATCTGACTGTAACAATCGGTGGTGATCTGACTCAGTCAGGTGCATTTGTAGCTACTAATACGGCTAATATTGATGCCAACTCTGCGATTCTGACGCAGGCGAATAATTTCAAGACTCTGTCTTTGAATGGTGGTTCGGCTGAGGTTAACGATGTAAACAGTATTGAGCTTGGTGCCTCGGATCTGACCGGTACCTTAACAGTGACTGCCGCCGGGAATATTACCCAGTCAGGCGCTGTTGAGGTTGCTGGAGCGACCAGCCTGACCGCGACAGGTAGTAATATCACGCTGGATGACAGCGGTAATAACTTTTCTTCGCTGGCGCTAAGCGGGGTGAATGCCACGATAAAGGACAGTAATGCATTAACGTTGGCTGCTTCGACACTGACCGGAACTTTGGATGTCACTTCCGGGGGCAATCTCATTCAGTCTGGCGCTGTTGATGTGGATGGGGCGACCAGCCTGACAGCAACAAATGCGGATATCACCCTTGTCAATGCGGGTAATGACTTCAGTAGTTTATCTGCTTCTGCAAATAATCTGAGTGTGAGTGACGCTAACGCACTGAGGATTGCGGCTCTGAATGTGAATGACTTGTCTGTTACTACTGGTGGTGAACTGACCCAGACAGGTGCATTTGTAGTTACTAATACGGCTAATGTTGATGCCAGCTCTGCCATTCTGACGCAGGCGAATAATTTCAAGACTTTGTCTTTGAATGGTGGTTCGGCTGAGGTTAACGATGTAAACAGTATTGAGCTTGGTGCCTCGGATCTGACCGGTACCTTAACAGTGACTGCTGTTGGGAATATTACCCAGTCAGGCGCTGTTGAGGTTGCTGGAGCGACCAGCCTGACCGCGACAGGTAGTAATATCACGCTGGATGACAGCGGTAATAACTTTTCTTCGCTGGCGCTAAGCGGGGTGAATGCCACGATAAAGGACAGTAATGCATTAACGTTGGCTGCTTCGACACTGACCGGAACTTTGGATGTCACTTCCGGGGGCAATCTCATTCAGTCTGGCGCTGTTGATGTGGATGGGGCGACCAGCCTGACAGCAACAAATGCGGATATCACCCTTGTCAATGCGGGTAATGACTTCAGTAGTTTATCTGCTTCTGCAAATAATCTGAGTGTGAGTGACGCTAACGCACTGAGGATTGCGGCTCTGAATGTGAATGACTTGTCTGTTACTACTGGTGGTGAACTGACCCAGACAGGTGCATTTGTAGTTACTAATACGGCTAATGTTGATGCCAGCTCTGCCATTCTGACGCAGGCGAATAATTTCAAGACTTTGTCTTTGAATGGTGGTTCGGCTGAGGTTAACGATGTAAACAGTATTGAGCTTGGTGCCTCGGATCTGACCGGTACCTTAACAGTGACTGCTGTTGGGAATATTACCCAGTCAGGCGCTGTTGAGGTTGCTGGAGCGACCAGCCTGACCGCGACAGGTAGTAATATCACGCTGGATGACAGCGGTAATAACTTTTCTTCGCTGGCGCTAAGCGGGGTGAATGCCACGATAAAGGACAGTAATGCATTAACGTTGGCTGCTTCGACACTGACCGGAACTTTGGATGTCACTTCCGGGGGCAATCTCATTCAGTCTGGCGCTGTTGATGTGGATGGGGCGACCAGCCTGACAGCAACAAATGCGGATATCACCCTTGTCAATGCGGGTAATGACTTCAGTAGTTTATCTGCTTCTGCAAATAATCTGAGTGTGAGTGACGCTAACGCACTGAGGATTGCGGCTCTGAATGTGAATGACTTGTCTGTTACTACTGGTGGTGAACTGACCCAGACAGGTGCATTTGTAGTTACTAATACGGCTAATGTTGATGCCAGCTCTGCCATTCTGACGCAGGCGAATAATTTCAAGACTTTGTCTTTGAATGGTGGTTCGGCTGAGGTTAACGATGTAAACAGTATTGAGCTTGGTGCCTCGGATCTGACCGGTACCTTAACAGTGACTGCTGTTGGGAATATTACCCAGTCAGGCGCTGTTGAGGTTGCTGGAGCGACCAGCCTGACCGCGACAGGTAGTAATATCACGCTGGATGACAGCGGTAATAACTTTTCTTCGCTGGCGCTAAGCGGGGTGAATGCCACGATAAAGGACAGTAATGCATTAACGTTGGCTGCTTCGACACTGACCGGAACTCTGGATGTCACTTCCGGGGGCAATCTCATTCAGTCTGGCGCTGTTGATGTGGATGGGGCGACCAGCCTGACAGCAACAAATGCGGATATCACCCTTGTCAATGCGGGTAATGACTTCAGTAGTTTATCTGCTTCTGCAAATAACCTGAGTGTGAGTGATGCTAACGCACTGAGGATTGCGGCTCTGAATGTTAATGACCTGACTGTTACCGCTGGTGGTGCTCTGACCCAGACAGGTGCATTTGTCGTTACTAATAATACCAGTCTTAATGGCACTGCAACGTTGAATCATGCTAGCAATGATTTCAATAAACTTACTGTTTCAGGCAATAAAAATATTTCCCTGACAGATATGAATGAAATCGTAATTGCTGAGTCAAGCCTGAGTGGGGATCTGACGATCACTGCAGGAGGAAATATCACCCAGTCCGGTGCGATTGATTTGGATGGAGTCTCTATACTGACAGCTTCTGGTGATATTACTCTGGAAAATGCTGGAAACGATTTTAATAGTTTATCTGCTTCTGCAAATAACCTGAGTGTGCGTGACGCTAACGCACTGAGTATTGCTGCCCTGAATGTGAATGACTTGTCTGTTACTACTGGTGGTGAACTGACGCAGACTGGTGCATTTGTCGTTACTAATAATACCAGTCTTAATGGCACTGCAACGTTGAATCATGCTAGCAATGATTTCAATAAACTTACTGTTTCAGGCAATAAAAATATTTCCCTGACAGATATGAATGAAATCGAAATTGCTAAGTCAAGCCTGAGTGGGGGGCTGACGATTGTTGCAGGTGGGCATATCACCCAGTCCGATGCGATTGAAGTCGGCGGCGCGACCAGCCTAACAGCGACAGGTGGCGATATCACCCTTTTAAATGTGGGTAATGATTTCAGTAGTTTATCTGCTTCAGCAAATAATCTGAGTGTGCGTGACGCTAATGCACTCAGCATTGCAGCCCTGAATGTTAATGACCTGACTGTTACCACCGGTGGTGCACTGACTCAGACCGGTGCATTTGTCGTTACTAATGATGCCAGTATTAATGGCACTGCGACGTTGAATCATGCAAACAATGATTTCAATACCCTTACTGTTTCAGGCAATAAAAATATTACCCTGACAGATGTGAATGAAATCGTAATTGCTGAGTCAGGCCTGAGTGGAAACCTGACGATTGCTGCAGGAGGAAATATCACCCAGTCCGGTGCGATTGATGTGGATGGAGTCTCTATACTGAGTACTTCTGGTGATATTACTCTGGAAAATAGCGGAAACGACTTTAATAGTCTGTCTGCCTCGGCAGCGAATCTTAGTGTGCATGATGTAAATGCGCTTAGTATGGGGGCTGTGACCGTTGATCATCTTAGCGTAACGGCCGGTGGTGCACTCACTCAGACCGATGCGTTTGTTGTTGCCAATACCGCTAATATTAATGCCAGCTCCGCTACGCTGACTCAGGCGAATAATTTCAATACCCTCACATTAAATGGTGGCTCGGCAGAGATCAATGACGTGAACGCTATTGAGCTGGGCAGCACAGGTCTGACTGGCTCTCTGGAAATTACAACTGCAGGAAATATAACTCAGTCCGGTGCGATTGAAGTCGGCGGCGCGACCAGCCTGACAGCAACAAATGCGGATATCACACTGGATAACAGTGGTAATAACTTTTCTTCGCTGGCTCTGAACGGGGTGAATGCCACGATCGAGGATAGTAATGCATTGGCGCTGGCTGCTTCGACACTGACCGGAACTCTAGATATTACTTCAGGAGGCGGTCTCACTCAGTCTGGCGTTGGCGCTATTGATGTAGATGGAACGACTACGCTGACTGCTAGCGGTGACATTACGTTAGAAAATGCATCCAATGACTTTAATAGTATAACCGCTTCGGCAAATAATCTCAGCGTGCGTGATACCGATTCGCTGAACATTGCTGCTCTGAATGTTAATGATCTGGCTGTTACAGCCGGTGGTGAACTGACACAGACCGGTGCATTTGTGGTTACTAATACAGCCAGTATTGATGCCAACGTAGCAACCCTGACTCAGGCAAATGATTTTAACACTCTGTCTTTGAGCGGTGCTTCGGCTCTGGTTAACGATGTGAACGCTATTGAGCTGGGCAACACGGATTTGACCGGTAGCTTAACATTGACAGCCGCTGGCAATATTACTCAGTCAGGTGCTGTTAAGGTTGATTTCGAGACTAACCTGACGGCAACGAATGCGGATATTACGCTTGTAAACGCGGCCAATGACTTCATCAGATTGTCTGCTTCTGCAAATAATTTGAGTGTGCGTGATGCTAATGCACTGAGTATAGGTGCGTTGAGTGTAAATGATCTGAGCGTGACGACCGGCGGTGCTCTGACTCAGACGGGAGCGTTTGTTGTCGCTAACACGGCGAGTATTGATGCCAGCTCAGCCACGCTGACTCAGGCAAATAATTTCAACACATTATCGTTGAATGGCGGCACTGCCCAGATTAACGATGTTGACGGTGTTGTTCTGGGAAGTTCAGACCTGACAGGCAACTTAACAGTGACAGCTGCTGGAAATATCACTCAGTCCGGTGCGATTAAAGCCGGCGGGGCAACTAGTCTTACAGCAACAGGTGCTGACATCACACTGGATAACAACGGTAACAATTTCTTTTCGCTGGCGCTGGATGCTGTCAATGCCACGATAGAGGATAGCAATGCATTAACATTGGCTGCTTCAGCTCTGACCGGAAATCTGGATGTCACTTCCGGAGGCAACCTCACTCAGTCTGGTGCTATTGATGTGGACGGTGCGACCAGTCTGACCGCGACAAGTGGCGATATCACGCTGAATAACAGCGGTAATGATTTCAATAGTTTATCTGCTTCTGCAAATAATCTGAGTGCGCGCGATGTTAATGCATTGAGCATGGGCACTATAAACGTAAATGATCTGAGTGTGACTGCCGGTGGTGCGTTGAGCCAGACCGGCGCGATTGTTGTCGCTAACACGGCGAGTATTGATGCAGATACAGTGACACTGACTCAGGCAAACAACTTTAATACTCTGGAATTGAAAGCTGATTCTGCTCAGATCAACGATGTCGATAGCATCGTTCTGGGTGAATCTGATTTGACAACGTCTCTGAGTGTAACTGCAGCAGGAGATATTTCTCAGATCGGTGCATTGTCAGTGCCTTCACTCTCGATAGATGCGGGCGCAGGCAATGTCACTCTTGAGCATACAGGCAATCAGTTTGATAACCTTAGTATCGCAGGGAATCATGTCAGTATTCGGGATCAGGACGCACTTGAATTGAGAGATGTGAATGCGGCGAATTTTAAAGTTGTAGTTGATTCCGCAATTTCGCAACAGGTTGGAACGGTACTGACGGTCACTGATGAGCTGTCATTGTCTGCCAGCAACATTACGCTGGGCAATGCTAATCAGATCCATGCTGTTGAGCTACTGGGTGGTGGCAGTGTGATTCTGAAAAATACAGCAGATCTTGAGTTAAATGATATTGATGTCACTGATTTAACACTGGATGTAACAGGTTCTATCAGTAATACCACCGCCAGTAATATTAATGTGGCAAATGCCTTTACGGTAACAAACACTGGAAATATTGATTTAGGTCGAATTAGCGGAGACCAGGTCAATTTTGGTTCGGTTGTGCTGAATAGCGGTAATGTGATTCTGCACGAAGATAGCAGTACTTTACTGCAATCTTCTACAGCTTCTAGTTTAACTGTTAACAGTGCCGGCAATGTTACAGATGATGGTGATCTTTCTGTTTCTGGGCTGTTAACGGTTGATGCCTCAGGGGATATCGAATTAGGAACGCTTGGGGCATCGGAAGTCACACGGTTTGGTCAGATCAGCCTGAAGGGGGCGAATATTCGCCTGATTGAGGAAGACGCCATATTGGTGAACCGTGCCGAAGGTGATTCAGTAGAGCTTATTTCTGAAACAGGTGGCATTAAAACCAACGGTACTCAGATTGTCGCCCAAAGCCTGCTGAGACTGGATGCCGGTCCCAATCAGGATATTGGTGACCCCGGGAACCTGGTTAATTTCACACTGGATACCAGCGGCTCATTGATTATTGATGCCCGGAGCGCATATCTGACTCAGTCGGCGGCTGATATTTCCCGTCAGGTTGCTTTGTTCAGTTCTACCGCATTGATTCGCTCAGAAGCAAACCTTAACGCGTTGACCCGATCTGAGGTTCAGTTCCTCAGTTATCTGTTGGGCCTGGATGATGCGCTCTTCAATGAGTTTGTGACAATTTTCGATGTGGCCGATGAGGGTATGTTGTTGCCTGAAGATCAGCGTGAAGAAGAGCTTGCATGGTTCAATAATGATGGGCGTTATCTGGTATCGGTTGATCGTAATGACCGCTTTGAGTATTACCATGATCAATGGGCGAAATACGGTATTGTATTTTCTCTGCAGGCAATGAATACTCAGCAGGGCATCATGGAATGGATGTAA